A single Watersipora subatra chromosome 7, tzWatSuba1.1, whole genome shotgun sequence DNA region contains:
- the LOC137400863 gene encoding uncharacterized protein — MDRCDCSSSAKKVRLDEDINWFESEEEDIRSEESGEDDACEIEDQQSESDSENESETAGDETGSIYGFQRGADLKPKDLHFDESLAGVKSRIPGQISILDYLKLFITSAIMNVIVNETNRYGLQKHRDAWEPVDDKDIWRVLGLVVLMGKFISLDESLLAWKGRLGFKQYIPSKRSRFGIEIFALCDAVSGYVHKLSVYIGDEREQAEGQPTNQKSSVHIFCNVAD; from the exons ATGGACAGATGTGATTGCTCCAGCTCAGCCAAAAAAGTACGTTTAGATGAAGACATCAACTGGTTCGAAAGTGAGGAAGAGGATATCAGGTCAGAAGAAAGTGGGGAAGACGATGCATGTGAAAtagaagatcaacagagtgaatctgatagcgaaaatgagagtgaaacggccggcgatgAAACAGGGAGTATTTATGGCTTTCAAAGAGGAGCCGACTTAAAACCCAAAGATTTGCATTTTGATGaaagcttggcaggagtaaaaAGTCGAATTcctggacagataagtattcttgattatttaaaactttttatcacatcggccatcatgaatgtaatagttaacgaaacaaatagatatggccttcaaaaacatcgcGATGCCTGGGAGCCTGTCGatgacaaagatatttggcgagttcTTGGTTTAGTTGTGCTCATGG gtaaatttatatctttagatgaaagcttgctggcttggaaaggacggcttggcttcaaacagtatattccatctaaaagatccagATTTGGAATTGAgatatttgctctctgcgatgctgtctctggctacgtgcacaagctgtctgtgtacataggtgatgagcgagagcaagctgaag GGCAGCCAACTAatcaaaagagttcagttcacatATTCTGCAATGTAGCAGATTGA